In one Corallococcus sp. EGB genomic region, the following are encoded:
- a CDS encoding response regulator: protein MSDPKIRVLIVDDDPDQLALTERSLSSYNFEVRTHRSSLGVSNLVRTTAPDLVLLDVNIPALSGDKVLALARQQAPENTRFVLYSASDESKLRALALAVGADGYMSKSTQGADLARKLERLHKRSRVAAGT, encoded by the coding sequence ATGTCGGATCCCAAGATTCGCGTCCTCATCGTGGACGATGACCCGGACCAGCTCGCGCTGACGGAGCGTTCGTTGTCCTCGTACAACTTCGAGGTGCGCACCCACCGCTCGTCCCTGGGGGTCTCCAACCTGGTGCGCACCACGGCGCCGGACCTGGTGCTCCTGGACGTGAACATCCCCGCGCTGAGCGGCGACAAGGTGCTGGCACTGGCCAGGCAGCAGGCCCCGGAGAACACGCGCTTCGTCCTCTACTCCGCCTCCGACGAGTCGAAGCTGCGCGCGCTGGCGCTGGCGGTGGGCGCGGACGGCTACATGTCCAAGAGCACGCAGGGCGCGGACCTGGCCCGCAAGCTGGAGCGGCTGCACAAGCGCTCGCGCGTCGCCGCCGGCACCTGA
- a CDS encoding chemotaxis protein CheB, with protein MQRHDIIVIGASMGGVEALRQLVGQLPGDLAASILLVLHIPARPRSYLPEILSRSGPLPAHHPRDGEPLEPGRIYVAPNDRHLLVEPGRVQVLNGPRENGHRPAVDPLFRSAASTYGPRVVGVVLTGALDCGTSGLMAVKKQGGLAVVQDPRDALCPDMPRSALELVAVDHCVPLAEMGALLTRLVEAPVAPRSRKRSGRLETEVKAVGVDIPSMEDPPSPLEYAKPSAYGCPDCGGVLFELEEGGLLRFRCRTGHAYTAEALSGSQQDHLDGALWAALRALEERASLSRRMAAQARRRNHARSAVRFEERARTAEAQVKLLRQVVLVAPPPGEAAAEPRVPQAPEGSKQAN; from the coding sequence GTGCAACGCCACGACATCATCGTCATCGGCGCGTCCATGGGCGGCGTGGAGGCGCTGCGCCAGCTGGTGGGTCAGCTGCCCGGGGACCTGGCCGCCAGCATCCTGCTGGTGCTCCACATTCCGGCGCGGCCCCGCAGCTACCTGCCGGAGATCCTCTCGCGCTCCGGTCCGCTGCCGGCCCACCATCCCCGGGACGGGGAGCCCCTGGAGCCGGGCCGCATCTACGTGGCGCCCAATGACAGACACCTGCTGGTGGAGCCGGGCCGCGTGCAGGTGTTGAACGGGCCCAGGGAGAACGGGCACCGGCCGGCGGTGGACCCCTTGTTCCGCTCGGCCGCGAGCACCTATGGCCCCCGCGTGGTGGGCGTGGTGCTGACCGGCGCGCTGGACTGCGGCACCAGCGGCCTGATGGCGGTGAAGAAGCAGGGCGGGCTGGCGGTGGTGCAGGACCCGCGCGACGCGCTCTGCCCGGACATGCCCCGGAGCGCGCTGGAGCTCGTGGCGGTGGACCACTGCGTGCCCCTGGCGGAGATGGGCGCGCTGCTGACGCGGCTGGTGGAGGCGCCCGTCGCGCCGCGCTCGCGCAAGCGGTCGGGGCGGTTGGAGACGGAGGTGAAGGCCGTGGGGGTGGACATTCCTTCCATGGAGGACCCGCCCTCCCCGCTGGAGTACGCGAAGCCGTCCGCTTACGGCTGCCCCGACTGCGGCGGTGTCCTCTTCGAACTGGAGGAGGGCGGCCTCCTGCGCTTCCGCTGCCGCACGGGCCACGCGTACACGGCGGAGGCGCTGTCCGGCTCGCAGCAGGACCACCTGGACGGCGCGCTGTGGGCGGCGCTGCGGGCGCTGGAGGAGCGCGCGTCCCTGTCGCGCCGGATGGCCGCGCAGGCCCGGCGGCGCAACCACGCCCGCTCCGCGGTGCGCTTCGAGGAGCGCGCCCGCACGGCCGAGGCCCAGGTGAAGCTCTTGCGCCAGGTGGTGCTCGTGGCGCCCCCGCCCGGAGAGGCGGCCGCGGAGCCTCGGGTGCCCCAGGCCCCCGAAGGGTCGAAGCAGGCGAACTGA
- a CDS encoding sensor histidine kinase: MSPRRASPPPSVPEPGVQEPPGLLRKYRELMKKHAALVRKLGEHTRRQVITFQLSRWALETSDSALAVMNATTVVVANGRWHALGRLRGPWRRDEDGAERMALRDVGQAEAAAVLAFTEGTARVARYRQAREPQPRVLEVRTERVTGQMQGQVLVLARDITEQVRAEEELVIARSTLLEREKVRALGELAAGIAHDLRSTLNAMRLRLELLQHDVVPTGQGPQHLDALVRIVSDAEARVGRLQDFSRRKPGTARERVQLADVVRDAVDIIRGGIEHQARQGGHPVRLDVALPEGLPGISGSAMELRYVVINLLINARDAMPRGGTIRVRAFKAGKAVRLTVEDEGTGIPEEHLSSIFKPFFSTKGDKGTGLGLSMAHDVVTQAGGTLTAANRPEGGAVFLLSFPALKPAPDPERAGAR, from the coding sequence ATGAGCCCGCGCCGCGCATCCCCGCCCCCCTCCGTCCCGGAGCCCGGCGTCCAGGAACCCCCGGGGCTGCTGCGCAAGTACCGCGAGCTCATGAAGAAGCACGCCGCCCTGGTGCGCAAGCTGGGCGAGCACACCCGGCGGCAGGTCATCACCTTCCAGCTGTCGCGTTGGGCGCTGGAGACCAGCGACAGCGCGCTCGCGGTGATGAACGCCACCACCGTGGTGGTGGCCAATGGCCGCTGGCACGCGCTGGGGCGGCTGCGCGGCCCCTGGCGGCGCGACGAGGATGGCGCGGAGCGGATGGCCCTGCGCGACGTGGGCCAGGCGGAGGCCGCGGCGGTGCTCGCGTTCACCGAAGGCACGGCGCGCGTCGCCCGCTACCGGCAGGCGCGCGAGCCCCAGCCCCGGGTGCTGGAGGTGCGCACCGAGCGCGTCACCGGTCAGATGCAGGGGCAGGTGCTGGTGCTCGCGCGAGACATCACCGAACAGGTGCGCGCGGAGGAGGAGCTGGTCATCGCGCGCTCCACCCTGCTGGAGCGCGAGAAGGTGCGCGCCCTGGGCGAGCTGGCGGCGGGCATCGCGCACGATCTGCGCTCCACGCTCAACGCCATGCGGTTGCGGCTGGAGCTGCTCCAGCACGACGTGGTCCCCACGGGTCAGGGACCGCAGCACCTGGACGCGCTCGTCCGCATCGTGTCCGACGCGGAGGCGCGCGTGGGCCGGCTCCAGGACTTCTCCCGCCGCAAGCCCGGCACCGCCCGGGAGCGCGTCCAGCTGGCGGACGTGGTCCGCGACGCGGTGGACATCATCCGGGGCGGCATCGAGCACCAGGCGCGCCAGGGCGGCCACCCGGTGCGCCTGGACGTGGCGCTTCCCGAAGGGCTCCCCGGCATCTCCGGGTCCGCCATGGAGCTGCGCTACGTCGTCATCAACCTGCTCATCAACGCGCGCGACGCCATGCCCCGGGGCGGCACCATCCGCGTGCGGGCCTTCAAGGCCGGCAAGGCCGTGCGGCTCACCGTGGAGGACGAGGGCACCGGCATCCCCGAGGAGCACCTGTCGAGCATCTTCAAGCCCTTCTTCTCCACCAAGGGCGACAAGGGCACCGGCCTGGGGCTGTCCATGGCCCACGACGTGGTGACGCAAGCGGGCGGCACGCTCACCGCGGCCAACCGCCCGGAAGGCGGCGCGGTGTTCCTCCTCTCCTTCCCCGCGCTGAAGCCCGCACCCGACCCGGAGCGCGCCGGAGCGCGCTGA
- a CDS encoding CheR family methyltransferase — MATKPPRDSELEAILEKVRQVRNFDFRNYKRATLQRRIERRMQATRCRSRAAYLALLERDPTEVSTLVSSMLIKLTSFFRDREVWQALEQSMTELVRQRPDAELRIWSAGCATGEEAYSLAIIAAEAMGPGYPGPELKVFGTDVDEDAIATARRGIYSPEQLENVSAERLARFFVRTGNSYTVRKEIRRAVVFGVNNLVSDAPVSRIDIILCRNVFIYLDSELQKRVLARFQFALRRNGLMVLGRSELIPFAARLFRPIDLTRRIYRKDGQAEVTSTTQDRLPPEPTSLPRLLEPSQDSERSFLRNLLDSHPCPHIATDNDGTVTLWSRAAARLWSRNEGELLGRKLATLGLPGLSGDLLVEQSQRVRSGSSERETADGLIEVATGEPLAVRTQVVPLRDASGERQGLLYITHDISHLRDVEQDLRAAQDELKALQLRMQSSTEELRASNEELETTNEELQSANEELQTTNEELQSTNEELETTNEELQSANSELDATNRELAHRTLEMDALTFCQHTIIRTLSAAVLVLDGEGRITTWNLAAERLLGLTERETVGQLLWTLHVPALKRALLLKLRRHLQENRSLRLENIPYQLPHGGKGSATVVATPLITDTQALGSIILFEDTTRATALLEENRRLQERLKA; from the coding sequence ATGGCGACCAAGCCTCCCCGCGACAGCGAGCTCGAAGCCATCCTGGAGAAGGTCCGTCAGGTGAGGAACTTCGACTTCCGCAACTACAAGCGGGCTACGCTTCAGCGTCGCATCGAGCGACGGATGCAGGCGACGCGCTGTCGCAGCCGGGCGGCCTACCTGGCGTTGTTGGAGCGGGACCCCACCGAGGTGAGCACGTTGGTCTCCTCCATGCTCATCAAGCTGACCAGCTTCTTCCGGGACCGCGAGGTCTGGCAGGCGCTGGAGCAGAGCATGACGGAGCTCGTGCGCCAGCGGCCGGACGCGGAGCTGCGCATCTGGAGCGCGGGCTGCGCCACCGGTGAGGAGGCGTACTCGCTGGCCATCATCGCGGCGGAGGCGATGGGGCCGGGCTACCCGGGTCCGGAGCTGAAGGTGTTCGGCACCGACGTGGACGAGGACGCCATCGCCACCGCGCGCCGGGGCATCTATTCGCCGGAGCAGCTGGAGAATGTCTCCGCGGAGCGGCTGGCGCGCTTCTTCGTGCGCACCGGCAACAGCTACACGGTGCGCAAGGAGATCCGCCGCGCGGTGGTGTTCGGGGTGAACAACCTGGTGTCGGACGCGCCGGTGTCGCGCATCGACATCATCCTGTGCCGCAACGTCTTCATCTACCTGGACTCCGAGCTGCAGAAGCGGGTGCTGGCGCGCTTCCAGTTCGCGCTGCGGCGCAACGGGCTGATGGTGCTGGGCCGCTCGGAGCTCATCCCCTTCGCGGCGCGGCTCTTCCGGCCCATCGACCTGACCCGGCGCATCTACCGCAAGGACGGGCAGGCGGAGGTCACCAGCACGACGCAGGACCGGCTGCCCCCGGAGCCCACGAGCCTGCCGCGCCTGCTCGAACCCAGCCAGGACTCCGAGCGCTCCTTCCTGCGCAACCTGCTGGACTCGCACCCGTGTCCGCACATCGCCACGGACAACGACGGCACGGTGACGCTGTGGAGCCGCGCGGCGGCCCGGCTGTGGAGCCGCAACGAGGGCGAGCTGCTGGGCAGGAAGCTGGCCACGCTGGGCCTGCCGGGCCTCAGCGGCGACCTGCTCGTCGAGCAGAGCCAGCGCGTGCGCTCCGGCAGCTCCGAGCGGGAGACGGCGGACGGCCTCATCGAGGTCGCCACCGGAGAGCCCCTCGCCGTGCGCACCCAGGTGGTGCCCCTGCGCGACGCGTCCGGGGAGCGGCAGGGCCTGCTCTACATCACCCACGACATCAGCCACCTGCGCGACGTGGAGCAGGACCTGCGCGCGGCGCAGGATGAGCTGAAGGCCCTCCAACTGCGGATGCAGTCCTCCACGGAGGAGCTGCGCGCGTCCAACGAGGAGCTGGAGACGACCAACGAGGAGCTCCAGTCCGCGAACGAGGAGCTGCAGACGACGAACGAGGAGCTCCAGTCCACCAACGAGGAGCTGGAGACGACGAACGAGGAGCTCCAGTCCGCCAACTCGGAGCTGGACGCCACCAACCGCGAGCTGGCGCACCGCACGCTGGAGATGGACGCGCTCACCTTCTGCCAGCACACCATCATCCGCACCCTCTCCGCCGCGGTGCTGGTGCTGGACGGCGAAGGCCGCATCACCACCTGGAACCTGGCCGCGGAGCGGCTTCTGGGGCTCACCGAGCGCGAGACGGTGGGCCAGCTGCTGTGGACCCTGCACGTGCCCGCGCTCAAGCGCGCGCTGCTGCTCAAGCTGCGCCGCCACCTCCAGGAGAACCGCTCGCTGCGCCTGGAGAACATCCCCTACCAGCTGCCGCACGGGGGGAAGGGCAGCGCCACGGTGGTGGCCACGCCGCTCATCACCGACACGCAGGCGCTGGGCTCCATCATCCTCTTCGAGGACACCACCCGTGCCACCGCCCTGCTGGAGGAGAACCGGCGCCTGCAAGAGAGGCTCAAGGCATGA
- a CDS encoding response regulator transcription factor translates to MELNSTGREIRVALLEDQQVFRESLVALLEHAGMKVVARCAEASSFLSNMRAAAPDVAVVDLQLENLSRDAPMGSEGPEAGLNALKYLHDFHPQVRALVLSGHHEPEVVERCFQAGAAGYLCKLNVGCDDVVRAVGRVARGERLLPVDMLHANVMHLEDLQVPASALSRLTLREREVLGYVAAGADNLKIAAHLGITERTVKAHLTSIYRKLGPENRAQLAVMACELGVPRPVLA, encoded by the coding sequence ATGGAGCTGAACTCAACGGGGCGGGAGATCCGCGTGGCGCTGCTGGAGGATCAGCAGGTGTTCCGCGAGAGCCTGGTGGCCCTGCTCGAACACGCGGGGATGAAGGTGGTGGCCCGGTGCGCGGAAGCGAGCTCGTTCCTGTCCAACATGCGCGCGGCCGCGCCCGACGTCGCCGTGGTGGACCTGCAGCTGGAGAACTTGAGCCGCGATGCCCCCATGGGCAGCGAAGGACCGGAGGCCGGACTCAACGCGCTGAAGTACCTGCATGACTTCCACCCGCAGGTGCGCGCGCTGGTGCTGTCCGGGCACCACGAGCCGGAGGTGGTGGAGCGCTGCTTCCAGGCGGGAGCGGCGGGCTACCTGTGCAAGCTCAACGTGGGGTGTGACGACGTGGTGCGCGCGGTGGGGCGCGTGGCCCGGGGCGAGCGGCTCTTGCCCGTGGACATGCTCCACGCCAACGTCATGCACCTGGAGGACCTCCAGGTGCCGGCCTCCGCGCTGTCGCGGCTGACCCTTCGTGAGCGGGAGGTGCTGGGCTACGTGGCGGCCGGCGCGGACAACCTGAAGATCGCCGCGCACCTGGGCATCACCGAGCGCACGGTGAAGGCCCACCTCACGAGCATCTACCGCAAGCTGGGGCCGGAGAACCGCGCCCAGCTCGCGGTGATGGCGTGCGAGCTGGGCGTACCCCGCCCCGTGCTGGCCTGA